In Nocardioides sp. JQ2195, a genomic segment contains:
- a CDS encoding MFS transporter, which produces MSTRPPEGSPQGDPRDSEWDASRDDRSTRSWGPHGQEAPADDPNAGPHRSAGENAVRVAKGTGLAARAMARGTAKASRATFRVARRASHAQGAGDSGLFRLIELHAFNAAGDTAVAISLAGTLFFQVPTGEARGQVALFLAMTMLPFAIVAPLIGPFLDRFSHGRRWAIGSTMAIRAFLCWVLAAAVVTESTWLFPAALGVLVSSKAYGITKAAAAPRLVPEGVTLVKANARIGLAGVVGAGVSAPLAGLAATFGPEWSLRYGFLVFVGATILAILLPRKVDSSAGEVRLELMPGPSAAANPQRPNVRIPAPVAFALRANCGPRFLSGFLTMFMAFLLRENPIDGWEDRPELLLGVVIGAAGIGNTLGIFLGSVLKKVNPAVTVVVALLADAAMALVAALFYGLIPLAALGLTAGLAQSLSKLSLDSTIQTHVHDRVQTSAFARSDTTLQLAWVIGGFVGIAMPLIPQLGLGVGFGILAAWAALVIIVRGGPLRRPPQPPAAPRPRTVRGEAC; this is translated from the coding sequence ATGAGCACGCGGCCACCTGAAGGTTCCCCCCAGGGAGATCCCCGCGACTCCGAGTGGGACGCCTCGCGCGACGATCGCTCGACCAGATCCTGGGGCCCACACGGCCAGGAGGCGCCGGCCGACGACCCGAACGCCGGCCCGCACCGCAGCGCCGGCGAGAACGCGGTGCGGGTCGCCAAGGGGACGGGTCTGGCAGCGCGCGCGATGGCCAGAGGCACCGCGAAGGCCAGCAGGGCCACCTTCCGGGTGGCTCGCCGGGCCTCCCACGCACAGGGGGCCGGCGACTCCGGCCTCTTCCGCCTGATCGAGCTCCACGCCTTCAACGCCGCGGGCGACACCGCCGTGGCGATCTCGCTGGCCGGCACCCTGTTCTTCCAGGTGCCCACTGGCGAGGCCCGCGGCCAGGTGGCCCTGTTCCTGGCCATGACGATGCTCCCGTTCGCGATCGTCGCCCCGTTGATCGGTCCGTTCCTCGACCGCTTCAGCCACGGGCGGCGGTGGGCCATCGGCAGCACGATGGCGATCCGGGCCTTCCTGTGCTGGGTGCTCGCCGCCGCCGTGGTCACCGAGTCGACGTGGCTCTTCCCGGCCGCCCTGGGCGTCCTCGTCTCGTCGAAGGCCTACGGAATCACCAAGGCCGCTGCGGCACCGCGCCTGGTGCCCGAGGGAGTCACGTTGGTCAAGGCCAACGCCCGCATCGGGCTGGCCGGGGTGGTGGGCGCCGGCGTCTCTGCGCCCCTGGCAGGCCTGGCGGCGACCTTCGGCCCGGAGTGGTCGCTGCGCTACGGCTTCCTGGTCTTCGTCGGGGCCACCATCCTGGCCATCCTCCTGCCACGCAAGGTCGACTCGTCGGCCGGCGAGGTGCGTCTCGAGCTGATGCCGGGCCCCTCGGCTGCTGCCAACCCACAACGACCCAACGTGCGCATCCCAGCCCCCGTGGCCTTCGCCCTGCGCGCGAACTGCGGGCCTCGCTTCCTGTCCGGGTTCCTGACCATGTTCATGGCGTTCCTGCTCCGCGAGAACCCCATCGACGGGTGGGAGGACAGGCCCGAGCTGCTCCTCGGGGTGGTGATCGGTGCCGCGGGCATCGGCAACACCCTGGGGATCTTCCTCGGCTCCGTCCTGAAGAAGGTCAACCCCGCGGTCACGGTCGTGGTCGCCCTGCTCGCCGACGCTGCGATGGCGCTGGTGGCCGCACTGTTCTACGGGTTGATCCCGCTCGCTGCCCTCGGGCTCACCGCCGGACTCGCCCAGTCCCTGTCCAAGCTCTCGCTCGACTCGACCATCCAGACACACGTGCACGACCGCGTGCAGACCTCGGCATTCGCCCGCTCGGACACCACGCTCCAGCTGGCCTGGGTGATCGGAGGATTCGTGGGCATCGCGATGCCGCTCATCCCGCAGCTCGGGCTCGGCGTCGGGTTCGGCATCCTCGCAGCCTGGGCGGCCCTGGTGATCATCGTGCGCGGCGGCCCCCTGCGCCGACCCCCGCAGCCCCCGGCGGCCCCGCGGCCGAGGACGGTCCGGGGCGAGGCCTGCTGA
- a CDS encoding DUF3027 domain-containing protein, producing the protein MTHVSVTSRTKTDSVLVDAVDAARAALAADVDAAAIGDHLGHDVEGERVVSHYFDCRLPGYRGWRWSVTVTRASRQKVATVDEIVLIPGADAITAPEWVPYRDRIQPGDMSAGDLLPVEDDDVRLVPTYLVGDDAIDPLSQQDQAQIRQVADDLGLGRVRTLSVEGLDQAAERWYAGDGGPESPLAQSAPASCHSCGFLLRIAGSLSGTFGVCANGNANDDGRVVAFSHGCGAHSEVQLSKKQQPVPLPDHVIDTVSTDDLEDF; encoded by the coding sequence ATCACGCACGTGTCTGTGACTTCTCGAACCAAGACCGACAGCGTGCTCGTCGACGCCGTCGACGCGGCCCGTGCCGCGCTGGCTGCTGACGTCGACGCCGCGGCCATCGGTGACCACCTCGGTCACGACGTCGAGGGCGAGCGCGTGGTCAGCCACTACTTCGACTGCCGGTTGCCCGGTTATCGGGGTTGGCGTTGGTCGGTGACCGTCACCCGCGCGTCCCGTCAGAAGGTCGCCACGGTCGACGAGATCGTGCTGATCCCCGGCGCCGACGCGATCACCGCCCCCGAGTGGGTTCCCTACCGCGACCGGATCCAGCCCGGTGACATGTCTGCCGGTGACCTGCTCCCCGTCGAGGACGACGACGTACGCCTCGTGCCGACGTACCTCGTGGGCGACGACGCCATCGACCCGCTCAGCCAGCAGGACCAGGCCCAGATCCGCCAGGTGGCCGACGACCTCGGCCTCGGGAGGGTCCGCACGCTGTCGGTGGAGGGCCTCGACCAGGCCGCCGAGCGTTGGTACGCCGGCGACGGCGGCCCGGAGAGCCCGCTCGCCCAGTCGGCGCCGGCCTCCTGCCACTCGTGCGGCTTCCTGCTGCGAATCGCAGGGTCGCTCTCGGGCACCTTCGGCGTCTGCGCCAACGGCAACGCCAACGACGACGGCCGTGTGGTCGCGTTCTCCCACGGGTGCGGCGCCCACTCCGAGGTGCAGCTCTCGAAGAAGCAGCAGCCGGTGCCGCTGCCGGACCACGTCATCGACACCGTCTCCACCGACGACCTCGAGGACTTCTGA
- a CDS encoding DUF2530 domain-containing protein: MEPEDKPQTHEIGRRTYIVAPVEPLDVDGVRTLEVGTGLWLLGFIALLPFYGQLADNGHLWWLWTCMAGFGLGLFGLEFCRRRRHSRRAGGRVDPPLP; this comes from the coding sequence GTGGAGCCCGAGGACAAGCCCCAGACGCACGAGATCGGCCGGCGCACCTACATCGTCGCGCCGGTCGAGCCACTCGACGTGGACGGCGTACGCACCCTCGAGGTCGGCACCGGGCTCTGGTTGCTGGGCTTCATCGCACTGCTGCCCTTCTACGGCCAGCTGGCGGACAACGGCCACCTCTGGTGGCTGTGGACCTGCATGGCCGGCTTCGGCCTGGGCCTCTTCGGGCTCGAGTTCTGCCGACGGCGGCGGCACTCACGCCGCGCTGGCGGCCGGGTCGACCCGCCCCTCCCCTGA
- a CDS encoding NCS2 family permease, which yields MNSSAKARSAKGIDGFFKISERGSTVGQELRGGLVTFLTMAYIVVLNPLILGYVPDSTGHYLGGGTTEGSGVAAIAAGTALIAGLLTILMGAVANFPLALATGLGLNVFVANAIARQSTWADAMGLVVLEGIVILVLVLTGFRTAVFHAVPQQLKVAISVGIGLFITIVGLVDARFVTRIPNEFGTTVPVQLGPDGHLLGWPVLVFIIGVLLMIALWVRKVRGAILIGIAVTAVLAVVVEAIGDLGTVQPDGSNPNGWALSAPTLDGSIFEAPDFATLGEFNLFGAFDTVEGGFLAAVLLIFTLMLADFFDTMGTMTAIGAEAGLNDTEGIPPNAQRILIVDSVAAIAGGAGGVSSNTSYIESASGVGEGARTGLASVVTGLLFLVAMFLTPVVKAIPSEAAVPALVLVGFLMMQQLTDIDWREPEIAIPAFLTIVLMPFTYSISVGIGAGFIAFVLIKLVVGKVRDVHPLMWLVAALFVVYFAYTPISSWVG from the coding sequence GTGAACTCTTCTGCAAAGGCCCGGTCGGCCAAGGGAATCGACGGCTTCTTCAAGATCTCGGAACGCGGCTCGACGGTCGGACAGGAACTGCGCGGCGGTCTCGTCACGTTCCTGACGATGGCCTACATCGTCGTGCTCAACCCGTTGATCCTCGGCTACGTGCCCGACTCGACCGGTCACTACCTGGGGGGCGGCACGACCGAGGGATCCGGCGTTGCGGCGATCGCGGCCGGGACGGCGCTCATCGCTGGACTGCTCACCATCCTGATGGGCGCGGTCGCCAACTTCCCGTTGGCACTGGCCACCGGGTTGGGACTCAACGTCTTCGTCGCCAACGCCATCGCCCGCCAGTCGACGTGGGCCGACGCGATGGGACTGGTCGTGCTCGAGGGCATCGTGATCCTCGTGCTGGTGCTCACCGGCTTCCGGACGGCGGTCTTCCACGCGGTGCCGCAACAGCTGAAGGTGGCGATCTCGGTCGGCATCGGGTTGTTCATCACCATCGTCGGCCTGGTCGACGCCCGGTTCGTGACACGCATCCCCAACGAGTTCGGCACGACGGTCCCGGTGCAGCTCGGCCCCGACGGACACCTGCTCGGCTGGCCGGTGCTGGTGTTCATCATCGGCGTGCTCCTGATGATTGCGTTGTGGGTGCGCAAGGTCCGAGGCGCGATCCTGATCGGCATCGCGGTCACCGCGGTGTTGGCCGTCGTGGTCGAGGCGATCGGAGACCTGGGCACTGTGCAGCCCGACGGCAGCAACCCCAACGGCTGGGCGCTGAGTGCCCCCACCCTGGACGGCTCGATCTTCGAGGCGCCCGACTTCGCCACGCTCGGTGAGTTCAACCTGTTCGGTGCCTTCGACACGGTCGAGGGTGGATTCCTCGCTGCCGTGCTCCTGATCTTCACGCTGATGCTCGCGGACTTCTTCGACACCATGGGCACGATGACCGCCATCGGTGCCGAGGCTGGGCTCAACGACACGGAGGGCATCCCGCCCAACGCCCAGCGGATCCTGATCGTCGACTCGGTGGCCGCCATTGCCGGTGGCGCCGGCGGAGTCTCGTCGAACACCTCCTACATCGAGTCGGCATCCGGTGTGGGGGAGGGCGCCCGCACCGGGCTCGCCTCCGTGGTCACCGGCCTGCTGTTCCTGGTCGCCATGTTCCTCACCCCCGTCGTGAAGGCGATCCCGTCCGAGGCCGCCGTGCCGGCGCTGGTGCTGGTCGGGTTCCTGATGATGCAGCAGCTGACCGACATCGACTGGAGGGAACCCGAGATCGCGATCCCGGCGTTCCTCACGATCGTGCTGATGCCGTTCACCTACTCGATCAGCGTCGGCATCGGTGCCGGGTTCATCGCCTTCGTGCTGATCAAGCTGGTGGTCGGGAAGGTGCGCGACGTGCACCCGCTGATGTGGCTCGTCGCCGCGCTCTTCGTCGTCTACTTCGCCTACACCCCGATCAGCTCCTGGGTCGGCTGA
- a CDS encoding MarR family transcriptional regulator, which yields MPSVEIAARTSAGLASELRVSVMRLRRRLASERHPDNELSIATMAVLGCLNRHGDSTVGELARRERVQPPSMTRTVNGLVDGGYATRRPHETDGRQVVVALTDKGRETLRADRARRDAWLSRRLAELTADERAALRAAAPIIQRLAEGD from the coding sequence ATGCCCTCCGTCGAGATCGCCGCGCGAACCAGTGCGGGACTTGCCTCCGAGCTGCGCGTGTCCGTCATGCGGCTGCGGCGGCGGCTGGCCTCGGAACGTCACCCCGACAACGAGCTGAGCATCGCCACGATGGCGGTCCTCGGTTGCCTCAACCGCCACGGCGACAGCACGGTGGGTGAGCTCGCGAGGCGTGAGCGTGTCCAGCCGCCGTCCATGACCCGCACCGTCAACGGCCTGGTCGACGGCGGCTACGCGACTCGCCGGCCGCATGAGACCGACGGTCGCCAGGTCGTGGTCGCGCTGACCGACAAGGGCCGCGAGACGTTGCGCGCCGACCGGGCCCGTCGTGACGCGTGGCTCTCGCGGCGGCTCGCCGAGCTGACCGCAGATGAGCGCGCCGCACTCCGTGCCGCCGCCCCGATCATCCAACGCCTCGCAGAGGGGGACTGA
- a CDS encoding MFS transporter → MSPTFRSLHNPNYRRYAAGSLVSNTGTWMQRIAQDWLVLALTGSGTALGITTGLQFLPVLLLSPYAGVVADRFSKRRLLQLTQLAMGLSSLLLGLITVLGVVEVWHVYAIALVFGIASAFDAPARQSFVSEMVDPGDVSNAVGLNSATFNMARIMGPGLAGLMIGALGGGAAATGWVILINAASYVAVIWQLEKMDPELLHSPKRVARTPGMLREGVRYVSGQPKMVMILIIVFFAGTFGMNFQITSALMATEVYGKGAGEFGLLGSTMAIGSLTGALMAARRVRIRMRLLVFAGLGFGVAEIVAGLLPTYVAFALFSPAIGFFVLTLLNSANAIMQLESDPQLRGRVMALYMTIVMGGTPIGSPIIGWVGETFGARWTLVLGGLLTMAGVGLAVLVFWRMQRARSVILTPVGAPGNVFPRVWDNRSVVRARK, encoded by the coding sequence TTGAGCCCCACATTCCGCTCGCTGCACAACCCCAACTACCGGCGGTACGCCGCCGGCAGCCTCGTGTCGAACACCGGCACCTGGATGCAGCGCATCGCCCAGGACTGGCTGGTCCTGGCACTGACCGGCAGCGGCACCGCCCTCGGCATCACCACCGGCCTCCAGTTCCTGCCGGTCCTCCTGCTCTCCCCGTACGCCGGCGTGGTCGCCGACCGCTTCTCGAAGCGGCGCCTCCTCCAGCTCACGCAGCTCGCGATGGGCCTGTCCTCCCTGCTGCTCGGCCTGATCACCGTCCTGGGCGTGGTCGAGGTCTGGCACGTCTACGCGATCGCCCTCGTCTTCGGGATCGCCTCGGCGTTCGACGCCCCCGCACGTCAGTCGTTCGTCTCGGAGATGGTCGACCCCGGGGACGTGTCGAACGCTGTCGGGCTCAACTCCGCCACCTTCAACATGGCCCGCATCATGGGCCCGGGGCTCGCAGGCCTGATGATCGGCGCCCTCGGGGGCGGCGCCGCGGCCACCGGCTGGGTGATCCTGATCAACGCCGCCTCCTACGTCGCGGTCATCTGGCAGCTCGAGAAGATGGACCCCGAGCTGCTGCACAGCCCCAAGCGCGTGGCGCGTACGCCGGGGATGCTGCGCGAGGGGGTCCGCTACGTCAGCGGCCAGCCCAAGATGGTGATGATCCTGATCATCGTGTTCTTCGCCGGCACCTTCGGGATGAACTTCCAGATCACCTCGGCCCTGATGGCCACCGAGGTCTACGGCAAGGGCGCCGGCGAGTTCGGCCTGCTCGGCTCCACCATGGCGATCGGCTCGCTGACCGGAGCCTTGATGGCGGCGCGTCGGGTGCGGATCCGGATGCGTCTCCTGGTCTTCGCTGGGCTCGGCTTCGGTGTGGCCGAGATCGTCGCCGGCCTGCTCCCGACGTACGTCGCGTTCGCGCTCTTCAGCCCGGCCATCGGGTTCTTCGTGCTGACCCTGCTGAACTCGGCGAACGCGATCATGCAGCTCGAGTCCGACCCGCAGCTGCGGGGCAGGGTGATGGCGCTCTACATGACCATCGTGATGGGCGGTACGCCGATCGGGTCGCCCATCATCGGATGGGTGGGGGAGACGTTCGGGGCCCGCTGGACACTGGTGCTCGGGGGGCTGCTCACGATGGCCGGAGTGGGCCTCGCGGTCCTGGTGTTCTGGCGCATGCAACGGGCCCGATCTGTCATTTTGACCCCCGTTGGGGCACCGGGTAACGTGTTCCCTCGTGTCTGGGACAACCGGTCCGTTGTGCGTGCTCGAAAGTAG
- the rpsL gene encoding 30S ribosomal protein S12 — protein MPTIQQLVRKGRQDKASKNATPALKGSPQRRGVCTRVYTTTPKKPNSALRKVARVRLSSGVEVTAYIPGVGHNLQEHSIVLVRGGRVKDLPGVRYKIIRGSLDTQGVKNRKQARSRYGAKKEK, from the coding sequence GTGCCCACCATTCAGCAGTTGGTCCGCAAGGGCCGTCAGGACAAGGCGTCCAAGAACGCGACGCCTGCCCTCAAGGGTTCGCCCCAGCGACGCGGTGTCTGCACCCGCGTCTACACCACCACCCCGAAGAAGCCGAACTCCGCTCTCCGCAAGGTCGCCCGTGTGCGCCTGTCGAGTGGCGTCGAGGTCACCGCCTACATCCCGGGTGTCGGTCACAACCTTCAGGAGCACAGCATCGTGCTCGTCCGCGGCGGTCGTGTGAAGGACCTCCCCGGTGTTCGCTACAAGATCATTCGCGGCTCGCTCGACACCCAGGGTGTCAAGAACCGCAAGCAGGCCCGCAGCCGCTACGGCGCCAAGAAGGAGAAGTAA
- the rpsG gene encoding 30S ribosomal protein S7, with protein sequence MPRKGPAPKRPIDVDPVFGSPVVSQLVSKVLVDGKKQVAQRIVYTALEGCQEKTGTDPVVTLKRALDNVKPAIEVKSRRVGGATYQVPVEVKGTRGNTLALRWLVGYAKDRREKTMSERLMNEILDASNGLGAAVKKREDTHKMAESNKAFAHYRW encoded by the coding sequence ATGCCTCGCAAGGGTCCCGCTCCCAAGCGCCCGATCGACGTCGACCCGGTCTTCGGATCGCCCGTCGTCTCCCAGCTCGTCAGCAAGGTTCTTGTCGACGGCAAGAAGCAGGTCGCCCAGCGCATCGTCTACACCGCGCTCGAGGGTTGCCAGGAGAAGACCGGCACCGACCCGGTCGTCACGCTCAAGCGTGCGCTCGACAACGTCAAGCCGGCCATCGAGGTCAAGTCCCGCCGTGTCGGTGGCGCGACCTACCAGGTCCCGGTCGAGGTCAAGGGCACCCGCGGCAACACGCTCGCGCTGCGCTGGCTGGTCGGATACGCCAAGGACCGTCGCGAGAAGACGATGTCCGAGCGGCTGATGAACGAGATCCTCGACGCGAGCAACGGCCTCGGTGCCGCTGTGAAGAAGCGCGAGGACACTCACAAGATGGCCGAGTCCAACAAGGCCTTCGCTCACTACCGCTGGTGA
- the fusA gene encoding elongation factor G: MAVDITTDLNVVRNIGIMAHIDAGKTTTTERILFYTGINYKIGDTHEGSATMDWMEQEQERGITITSAATTCWWKDHQINIIDTPGHVDFTAEVERSLRVLDGAVAVFDGVAGVEPQTMTVWRQANKYSVPRMCFVNKMDRTGADFFNCVDMMVDRLNSTPLVLQIPIGAEGDFLGVIDLVGMRALTWRGETKIGEDYEIEEIPAELADQANEWRVKLLETLSEADDEIMEKYLEEGDFTVEELEAAIRRATLADKLNPVLLGTAFKNKGVQPLLDAVVKYLPSPLDIDGIQGHAANNEEEVIVRKPSDDEPFSGLAYKIASDPHLGKLIYVRVYSGKLEAGSTVLNSVNGRKERVGKVYQMHANKREEIASVGAGQIVAVMGLKDTKTGHTLSDTANPVVLESMTFPAPVIEVAIEPKTKSDQEKLGTAIQRLSDEDPTFTVKTDEETGQTIIAGMGELHLEILVDRMRREFRVEATVGKPQVAYRETIRKDVTNHSYTHKKQTGGSGQFAKVVISLGPNIDPETGTGAGYEFVNNVSGGRVPREYIPSVDQGGQAAMEFGVLAGYPMVDVKFTLEDGAYHDVDSSELAFKLAGNQAFKEAARMAKPVLLEPMFAVEVTTPDGFLGTVIGDINSRRGQIQAQEERHGDMVVNALVPLSEMFGYVGDLRSKTSGQASYSMEFDSYAEVPTNVADEIIKKVRGE; this comes from the coding sequence GTGGCTGTCGACATCACCACGGACCTCAATGTGGTCCGCAACATCGGCATCATGGCGCACATCGATGCTGGCAAGACCACCACCACCGAGCGCATCCTGTTCTACACCGGCATCAACTACAAGATCGGCGACACCCACGAGGGTTCGGCGACGATGGACTGGATGGAGCAGGAGCAGGAGCGCGGCATCACGATCACGTCTGCCGCGACGACCTGCTGGTGGAAGGACCACCAGATCAACATCATCGACACCCCGGGTCACGTCGACTTCACCGCCGAGGTCGAGCGCTCGCTGCGCGTCCTCGACGGTGCCGTTGCCGTGTTCGACGGTGTGGCCGGCGTCGAGCCGCAGACGATGACCGTCTGGCGCCAGGCGAACAAGTACTCCGTGCCCCGCATGTGCTTCGTCAACAAGATGGACCGCACCGGCGCCGACTTCTTCAACTGCGTCGACATGATGGTCGACCGCCTCAACTCGACCCCGCTGGTCCTGCAGATCCCGATCGGTGCCGAGGGCGACTTCCTCGGTGTCATCGACCTGGTCGGCATGCGCGCGCTCACCTGGCGCGGCGAGACCAAGATCGGTGAGGACTACGAGATCGAGGAGATCCCCGCCGAGCTGGCCGACCAGGCCAACGAGTGGCGCGTGAAGCTCCTCGAGACGCTCTCCGAGGCCGACGACGAGATCATGGAGAAGTACCTCGAGGAGGGCGACTTCACCGTCGAGGAGCTCGAGGCGGCCATCCGTCGCGCGACGCTCGCCGACAAGCTCAACCCGGTGCTGCTCGGCACCGCGTTCAAGAACAAGGGCGTCCAGCCCCTGCTCGACGCGGTCGTCAAGTACCTCCCCTCGCCGCTCGACATCGACGGCATCCAGGGCCACGCGGCCAACAACGAGGAAGAGGTCATCGTCCGGAAGCCTTCGGACGACGAGCCGTTCTCCGGGCTGGCCTACAAGATCGCCTCCGACCCGCACCTGGGCAAGCTGATCTACGTCCGTGTCTACTCCGGCAAGCTGGAGGCCGGCTCGACCGTGCTCAACTCGGTCAACGGCCGCAAGGAGCGCGTCGGCAAGGTCTACCAGATGCACGCCAACAAGCGCGAGGAGATCGCGTCGGTGGGTGCTGGCCAGATCGTCGCCGTGATGGGCCTGAAGGACACCAAGACCGGTCACACGCTGTCGGACACCGCGAACCCCGTGGTCCTCGAGTCGATGACGTTCCCGGCCCCGGTGATCGAGGTCGCCATCGAGCCGAAGACGAAGTCCGACCAGGAGAAGCTGGGCACCGCGATCCAGCGCCTCTCCGACGAGGACCCCACCTTCACGGTCAAGACCGACGAGGAGACCGGCCAGACCATCATCGCCGGCATGGGCGAGCTCCACCTGGAGATCCTCGTGGACCGCATGCGTCGCGAGTTCCGGGTCGAGGCAACCGTCGGCAAGCCGCAGGTCGCCTACCGCGAGACCATCCGCAAGGACGTCACGAACCACAGCTACACCCACAAGAAGCAGACCGGTGGTTCGGGTCAGTTCGCCAAGGTCGTCATCTCGCTCGGCCCCAACATCGACCCGGAGACCGGCACGGGTGCCGGCTACGAGTTCGTCAACAACGTCTCCGGTGGCCGCGTGCCGCGCGAGTACATCCCGTCGGTTGACCAGGGTGGCCAGGCGGCGATGGAGTTCGGCGTCCTCGCCGGTTACCCCATGGTCGACGTGAAGTTCACCCTCGAGGACGGCGCCTACCACGACGTCGACTCGTCCGAGCTGGCGTTCAAGCTGGCCGGGAACCAAGCGTTCAAGGAAGCCGCTCGCATGGCGAAGCCGGTCCTCCTCGAGCCCATGTTCGCGGTCGAGGTGACCACCCCTGACGGCTTCCTCGGAACTGTCATCGGTGACATCAACTCGCGTCGCGGCCAGATCCAGGCACAGGAGGAGCGTCACGGCGACATGGTCGTCAACGCCCTCGTGCCGCTCTCCGAGATGTTCGGGTACGTTGGCGACCTGAGGTCCAAGACCTCAGGGCAGGCGTCGTACTCGATGGAGTTCGACTCGTACGCCGAGGTTCCCACGAACGTCGCCGACGAGATCATCAAGAAGGTTCGCGGCGAGTGA
- the tuf gene encoding elongation factor Tu: MAKAKFERTKPHINIGTIGHIDHGKTTLTAAITKVMHDKFPDLNEASAFDMIDKAPEERQRGITISISHVEYQTEARHYAHVDCPGHADYIKNMITGAAQMDGAILVVAATDGPMPQTREHVLLARQVGVPALVVALNKCDMVDDEELIELVEMEVRELLSEYEFPGDDIPVVRVAAFPALEGDAKWGDSIAELMQAVDDYIPTPERETDKPFLMPVEDVFTITGRGTVITGRIERGIIKVNEEVEIIGIRETAQKSTVTGVEMFRKLLDEGQAGENVGLLLRGTKREDIERGMVVIKPGTTTPHTNFEASVYILSKEEGGRHTPFFNNYRPQFYFRTTDVTGVVTLPEGTEMVMPGDNTEMVVELIQPIAMDEGLRFAIREGGRTVGAGRVTKITK, from the coding sequence GTGGCTAAGGCGAAGTTCGAGCGGACCAAGCCGCACATCAACATCGGCACCATCGGTCACATCGACCACGGTAAGACGACGCTGACGGCGGCCATCACCAAGGTGATGCACGACAAGTTCCCGGACCTGAACGAGGCTTCGGCCTTCGACATGATCGACAAGGCGCCCGAAGAGCGCCAGCGCGGCATCACGATCTCGATCTCGCACGTCGAGTACCAGACCGAGGCCCGCCACTACGCGCACGTCGACTGCCCCGGTCACGCGGACTACATCAAGAACATGATCACCGGTGCGGCCCAGATGGACGGTGCGATCCTCGTGGTTGCCGCCACCGACGGTCCGATGCCGCAGACCCGCGAGCACGTGCTGCTCGCGCGCCAGGTCGGCGTGCCGGCCCTGGTCGTCGCGCTCAACAAGTGCGACATGGTCGACGACGAGGAGCTCATCGAGCTCGTCGAGATGGAGGTGCGCGAGCTCCTCTCCGAGTACGAGTTCCCGGGCGACGACATCCCCGTGGTTCGGGTTGCTGCCTTCCCGGCCCTCGAGGGTGACGCCAAGTGGGGCGACTCGATCGCCGAGCTCATGCAGGCCGTGGACGACTACATCCCCACGCCCGAGCGTGAGACCGACAAGCCCTTCCTCATGCCCGTCGAGGACGTCTTCACGATCACCGGTCGTGGAACCGTCATCACCGGTCGCATCGAGCGCGGCATCATCAAGGTGAACGAGGAAGTCGAGATCATCGGCATCCGCGAGACCGCCCAGAAGAGCACCGTCACCGGTGTCGAGATGTTCCGCAAGCTGCTCGACGAGGGCCAGGCCGGCGAGAACGTCGGTCTCCTGCTCCGTGGCACCAAGCGCGAGGACATCGAGCGCGGCATGGTCGTCATCAAGCCGGGCACCACGACCCCGCACACCAACTTCGAGGCCTCGGTCTACATCCTCTCGAAGGAGGAGGGCGGCCGTCACACGCCGTTCTTCAACAACTACCGTCCGCAGTTCTACTTCCGCACCACGGACGTGACGGGCGTTGTGACGCTCCCCGAGGGCACCGAGATGGTCATGCCCGGTGACAACACCGAGATGGTCGTCGAGCTGATCCAGCCCATCGCCATGGACGAGGGTCTGCGCTTCGCCATCCGCGAGGGTGGCCGCACGGTCGGCGCCGGTCGCGTCACCAAGATCACCAAGTGA
- a CDS encoding mismatch-specific DNA-glycosylase: MPRFSRAELESFRGAEVPDLIGPGLRLLFVGINPGLWTAATQTHFAHPGNRFYPALHAAGVTSAPIDPSAGMSTEDRVAMVERGLGITNLVRRATARADELDRDELRRGAERLVDLVGRHRPAVVAVAGITAYRAAFAVPRAVAGRQPEDLAGATLWVVPNPSGLNAHETVDTLALAYAEPARAAGLLGG; this comes from the coding sequence GTGCCCCGATTCAGCCGTGCGGAACTCGAGTCGTTCCGTGGTGCCGAGGTCCCCGACCTGATCGGTCCCGGCCTGCGACTGCTGTTCGTCGGGATCAACCCGGGTCTGTGGACCGCGGCGACCCAGACCCACTTCGCGCATCCCGGGAACCGGTTCTACCCCGCCCTGCACGCGGCCGGGGTGACGTCCGCGCCGATCGATCCCTCAGCCGGGATGAGCACGGAGGACCGCGTGGCGATGGTCGAGCGCGGTCTCGGCATCACGAACCTGGTGCGCCGGGCCACGGCCCGGGCCGACGAGCTGGACCGGGATGAGCTGAGGAGGGGCGCCGAACGCCTGGTCGACCTCGTGGGCCGTCACCGGCCGGCCGTGGTGGCCGTCGCCGGCATCACGGCCTACCGTGCCGCCTTCGCGGTGCCGAGGGCCGTTGCGGGGCGGCAACCGGAAGACCTGGCCGGTGCCACGCTCTGGGTGGTGCCGAACCCCAGTGGCCTCAACGCCCACGAGACCGTGGACACACTGGCGCTGGCGTACGCCGAACCGGCACGCGCGGCCGGACTCCTGGGCGGATAG